TAACCGATTGCTATATCAAAACCCTCGCTAAAATCGTTGGCAtgattttttttgtgattttattCATCAACTCTTTTGGGTGTTTGGATGATAAGAAAGTCTGAaaaaatgggaagaaaaaaagTTGGTTTAATTTTGGAAAGCAAGATAATATCTtgagtttttttattatttatcttttgGGGGTTACCTTTGTTTTcacaataatatattatttattaatattactTATGATacatttcattaaaatttttgtttgaaatgataatttaacgTATCACTTCTACTTACTGTTACAACGTTAACGACAATTAACGGCTCagtgattaaaatgtaatatGAGATAAACAAAAATGACTTTTGATAGTTTACCCTTTTAATTACCGTTGAgtcaagattaaaattttaaacttaagaaacatagggactaaaattgataaaattaaaaaacatgAAATAAATCCACAACTTACGAGACCaatagcaaaatttggcctaaaACATGTACTTATTTGCCAAATAATATCCACCAGAATGCAAAAGCATTGAGACCCATTGCTTAAGGAAAAGCAGACTATTCTTTAATTGCATCAATGAGCTTAACTGCAACAATGCCAAACCTGGCTCTTTTTGATTCTTAAGGCTAAATCCGTCTAGGCAAATATAATACTAGTTAACAAGGATGATGGACCAATAAAGTAACATTAGACCTAAAAGCATTTGAAATGTTATGATAAGCATAATCAATCATTAACCATGACGTAAATGTTGCCAACTCTGCCCTACCACCAAAATTCGAGAATCTTACAGTGATCCAAGTTAACTAATAAGTTCTGCGCCAGATTTCTCACTAAAACTGAGAATATGGCCAGGAATTAATAACATTAAACGAAACAGGGAGGAGCTAACACTTTCATTCGGGATCGGGTGAGCCTCCTGGGACCAACTGCATTGCACAAAATGAAATAGTATAAGAAATTTGAAACCGTTATAAGCTGTGGCCTTTGGTTTCTGGTAATCCAAATTGTGTAAAAAAAATCTTACAATGGCGATGTTGTTTCCATTAAGCAAAATTTGATCAAGCTTTGTGATACGTCTTCCTTCAGCGGTGATCTCACTGTGATATGCAAAAAAGAAGCATAGAAGGAAATAACATCAGCACATTCTATGAGGGATATCCTATTTAAGGGGGGCAAACACTCGAGAATCACTTATGCACGCGGTCGAGCATGAGGCAGACATGTTACTAAGTCATTAAAGtcaaaatgaaatatatattatgCATATTCTTGTATAGCACTATTATTTTCAAGTCAATGTGAGAAAAAACAAACCAAACATCTTGTCACTCTCAAAAGAAATAACCATCACCACCTTGTAAAAAGATATGCGAACTACTATGAAGATCAATCGGGACGAAACTTAAATGAAAAAAGGAGCCATGCGGCTGGCAAAGCAAGCGGATTTTCAGACCAAAACAATTATTTCTCAACATGTCCCTTCAACAATGAGGATTCTTACTGACACAACATTAACAGTAACGAAAATGGTGACTGAAAAACCTTAATTCCACCACAAGGTATCAATTGGCATAGAAAAAAGAGAGTAGAAAACCTACTCTATCCCAAATTTAAAAGCCATACTCACTTTATGCAGATTCCAAATAATTTCAACATTTGAACCAGACGATGAAAAGTAAAGCTTCAAATCATGGGAAATTTGCTTCAAACCTGAGCTTAAAGTTTGAACCCTTAAGTAATTTAAGGGGAAAATAGAGATTACCCAAAGTATTGATATAAACATGATAACTAATAATACCCAGACAACTTGATATCTTTCTCATTAATTTTGTAGCCCATTTTTTCTAGTGAGAAACCCTAGAATACAGAACAAAGTCAAACATTGCAGGGAAAGTCTGAGCTGAAATATCTGAATCAAAACCTtcaaagaagaaaagaaggaagaaAGAACTTTACTATTCAGTGACATCTTCGAGGACCATGTTGACGTAAACATCGAAGCCTCTTAGAGTACCCACGAGCTCCTTGTCCCCTTTCATTATCACCCATATTTTGGACCCTATGCACCTATCTATCAACTCTgcagaggaaaaaaaaaaaccagaaaaCCAAATTGATATTCTGTCTGATTTTCTCGAGAAAGTGAAGGAAAAAAACATAAaggggtaaaaaaaaaaaagtcacctGACGGAAGAAGCTGCGAGGGATTGTTTGCCATTGCTTTTTAAGAGAGTTCCggcgaaaaaaaaaaacaaagaataaGAAAAAAGCTCCAATTTTGAAGCTTAATTTGTCAACACTGTTTTCTTGTTTAAAGGGCTACAATCTTTTTTTATGACTAAAATATCCTAGTGAAAACAACTTCATAAGATCAAACAGGCTCAGTTGGCCCAACAGGCTCCAATTTTGGATTTCTGGGTCCAAGTTTTCTTGTATTCATAGCTCATCGACTATTTCAAGATTTCACCGAACTATCTTTTTCATGTCTTCTTCCTGTTTTGACATTACGTTGGCAAAAATTTTGCTATCAAATGTTTGGCAGAAAATTGTATTTTGTCTCGTTTCTAGTTTTGTTATACCCCTAGTCTTCCCAACAAAACGTGATCTTCTTCCCCATgattgaaatttttgaatttttttatataaatgaaCAATTATATTACAATGAGAGAATAAACACAATCTTATATCAATCAACttgaaattcatgcaaatttttCACTGAATTATATAAAAAAGGTGCAAGATTCTAAAATATATCTAGACATTCCATGATGTACGTTATCCCTTTGCTTCCTCGATTCACTCCCATCTACATTCTTCTCCCAACATAAATATAGGAACACTTGAAACGAAAACCCAATTTAGGCAATGGTGAACACAGTGACACGTCGATTCACTccatcttccatcaaaattttgtaaGACTAGTCCCCCTCCCCTTTCCCTGTGAGAAAGGAAAATGATAATTAGAGAGGTTGAAAGTCGTGCAAAGATTGGCCTCAAATTTCTTGTAACATCATATTATTACATTAACATGAACAACTAACTACTATGGCCCTATGTGGCATCTCTTCTTTACCTTGCCATGTGAGACAAAAACTGGGGTCATTGTCTTTGTCCCCACCGGATTTTCAAGTCTCCTAAAATATCTGTTTGCTCACATGCTAACAGTGTTTCTGGAATAAACATTTACATTTATTCTGACATTACATGTTCCTTTGGTACACATTACTGTTTAAAACCTTCATTCATGGGGGTATATACAAACATGCTGTTACAATGAAGTATCCATCACAAATTATAACCAAAATCTGCTGCTTGGCTTAGTTTAGCTCTTAAATGCATTATTGGCCTAATATGATGATTTTGAGACCCTGATCTTAACTGATGATCCATTTCAGGTCAAGATATCAGGACCACCGGGGACTGACCAACCGCGGGCTTACAAGTGTATGGCAAAGACAAAAGCCACCAGGTCTGGTTCTTAAATTAATACTTATCTCCCTCTTAAATTCATCATATGAGCATATGTTATATAATACTACTCCCCCATGTTACTATGGATCTCAAGCCAACCCTTCCCCACTCACTGCTTGGTTGTCTCATCATCATCTTCCTCAAACACTCACTCACCTTTCTCAAATTTCTTTTTGTCTTCATCTTCACAAgtgcttcattttttttttttactacagGAATCTCAAGCAATACTGACAGCACCACATAGATCTCTCAGAGCTGTCCATTTTGACCAAGATTTTGCTGAAACAAAGTAGAGTTTCACTCATTTCCAATACTATATAATTTATTCAGTTCCCCTTCAAAGATAAAATATCAAAGCAAAATACAAATGCAGGTGAGCTGGTTCATTAGCAATTCAAAAATCATATATATGGTTAACAAGATATTCAGCATAGCATTGTCCTCGACCTTATATATCCTTCATTTGTGAATTTATATATAGCAGATCCTTCAATGGCTCTTTAAGGTAGCACATGAACAAGGAAGGGAAAATACTGAAGGTAAGCAAaaatgtgtgtgtatatatatatatatatatcttgtcaACTATAACCAATTAACCATATATGTTATTGTCTGAAAATGAGTCTAATATTGTTTCCAATTGTTTGCAGATCAGGAAGATAAATCCAAAGACATAGTTTTCTCAAAGCATAGAAGATCAAGAAGTAAGAAGTTTAATAAGTACTTTAAGCCAATCATATTT
This is a stretch of genomic DNA from Gossypium arboreum isolate Shixiya-1 chromosome 11, ASM2569848v2, whole genome shotgun sequence. It encodes these proteins:
- the LOC108488428 gene encoding sm-like protein LSM5, encoding MANNPSQLLPSELIDRCIGSKIWVIMKGDKELVGTLRGFDVYVNMVLEDVTEYEITAEGRRITKLDQILLNGNNIAILVPGGSPDPE